One Pagrus major chromosome 15, Pma_NU_1.0 DNA window includes the following coding sequences:
- the rab23 gene encoding ras-related protein Rab-23, whose amino-acid sequence MLEEDMEVAIKVVVVGNGAVGKSSMIQRYCKGIFTKDYKKTIGVDFLERQILVNDEEVRLMLWDTAGQEEFDAITKAYYRGAQACVLVFSTTDRESYQAIDSWREKVEAEVGDIPTVLVQNKIDLLEETVIKNEEAEALAKRLKLRFYRASVKEDLNVNEVFKYLAEKYLQRLKQQTAEETEVVHTTSNKIGVFNTTSSNVCNQNSSNGREIITLRPNKQRTKKSKNPFGSCSLL is encoded by the exons ATGTTGGAGGAGGACATGGAAGTGGCCATCAAGGTGGTCGTGGTCGGCAACGGAGCCGTCGGCAAGTCCAGTATGATCCAACGTTACTGCAAGGGCATCTTCACCAAGGACTACAAAAAGACCATCGGAGTGGACTTTCTGGAGAGGCAGATACT CGTGAATGACGAGGAGGTCCGACTAATGCTGTGGGACACCGCGGGGCAGGAGGAGTTTGACGCTATTACCAAGGCCTACTACCGCG GTGCCCAAGCATGTGTGCTAGTCTTCTCCACCACAGACAGGGAGTCGTATCAGGCTATCGACAGCTGGAGGGAGAAGGTGGAGGCAGAGGTCGGAGATATTCCCACAGTCCTAGTGCAGAACAAGATCGACCTGCTGGAGGAGACTGTTATAAAAAA CGAGGAGGCAGAAGCCTTGGCTAAAAGGCTGAAGCTGAGATTTTATCGAGCTTCAGTAAAAGAGGATCTGAATGTGAACGAAG tttttaagtaCTTAGCTGAGAAGTATCTTCAGCGActcaaacagcaaacagcagaggagacagaggtggtCCATACAACAAGCAATAAAATAG GTGTTTTTAATACCACGAGTAGTAATGTCTGCAACCAGAACTCCAGCAACGGCAGAGAAATCATCACTCTGCGACCAAACAAACAGAGGACCAAGAAGAGTAAAAATCCCTTCGGAAGCTGCAGCCTACTTTAG